Below is a window of Humulus lupulus chromosome 2, drHumLupu1.1, whole genome shotgun sequence DNA.
aatttctactcgAAATAACGAAAGGAAGCCTATATAAAAACCAAAGAAGGTAGCAGTGTTTTgaatttaattacaagccaaaagtactaataaaaaataaaaagaaaaggggaCAAGGCCGGGATTCGGGCCTACAACTcgtccgcccggaggtccgcgtcctccttctccttggcctcgaacttgGCCCGCTTCGACTccggatcagggaagacaaggaggttcatactcttgtccttgcaccaggccatgtaaatggcctcatcaaaggtgacctccagcaagccctcggcctcctccttttcgCGGCGGGATATttcgtgcgccgccttctcctcaaGGAGAGAGTCGCCTAGTTCGCAAACCCGGTCCTTCAAGGCAtggatctcctccttatccaAGACGGACTGAGCCGCGGCCGCCTCCAAGAGTGTCACCCGCTCATCGGCCTCCTTTGATTTCTGGGACAACTGCTCTCCAAATCCGGCCTTGGCGCGGTCGAACTCCTCGCGCTCCGTCTGAGCACGGGCCATCTCCCAGCCAAGGGCCTCCCTGGCGGCCTCTCTttgattcacggccgcctccagctccaacttggccgtctccatcttcatggccagctcggccaccagatcggcactccgatgggacaacaggtcaacctggaacaaagaaaagttagaaaataaagtCCTCATCAGCAAGTAAGGGAAAGATTATAAGAAGACAAGTAAAAGTTACCgcagtggcctggtggcggagagcctgggagatgaacagtacgtccgggttggctatcgtggcgtacctcttgagctggaggttggacatggtgttccccacctggtctcGCAGGTCAGCCACCAGGGGGGCCGTGTCTTGTCCAAGTTTGGGGCAGAAGACCGCTTCGGTGGCTGGCCAATCCATGATCGGCTGAGGAGTGCTGAACTCGCCAGGACGCTCCGCGAATTCAACCTGACGGCGAATCGTCAGGGCTCTGTAAGTTTCGTCCCTCCAGCCCCGACCGTTCTCCCAagtccggttgatcagccgggactaCTCATCCCGTAAAGCAGACTCcacctcctcgagaagagtcggaCGTACGGGGAGAACGGGTAGTGCAGGGACCTCCTTCGCCGCCAGCCGACTCTCACCATGTGACTCTTCAACCGAGCAAGTTtgcctcgtccggggcctcttcccggtgtTGCCCTCTTCGGCGCCAACGTCCGGGCCCCTTTTCCCAAAGCTTCTGATTACCGCTGCGCCCGCCTCCAAGTCAATTACGGGGTGCTGGGCGGGGGCGGAGACTGTAGGAGGCTCCACGGCTTGGATGGGGACCGCGGCCAAGGCTCCCCCACCAGGACGAGGCTCCACCCCGGATGCCTCCTTGTTGAGACTGGGCTCCGAGCCCATCGCCTCGCTATTCTTCCTGGCCGCCCTGTCCTTGaggagccgcctcatttcgctggcAGGGGTTGACATATCGGAGTCCCCTGTAAAAGTACAGAAAAGGGAGTTAGGATGGTAAACCAAacagaaacaaaaacacacaTGTCAAAGCTAAAAATGACCCGGGACGAAGCCTCATCTATGCCCCGGGCGCGACTCAATTCCTCTAAAGCAAATGAatggactcgatcccccatgtcgtccgggttcaggaaattcccgtactggaggaacccggatagGAACATAAGGATCTCCGAGCCTACGAGGACGGGGGCTGAAGATAACTTGATGGCTCAGTACAAGGCCTTGTGTGGGCGGATTCCCCATGCAGCCGTACAGTGGGGTTATCTGCCAAGTCAGTAGAGTCATCGTGTTTTAgcggagtgtacccctttggtacgggaggtgaggttgctctgggccgtggaggccacactgggattaaaaccccacagataacacgatggctcagttatatgttttcagtatgttacgcaacactttgacttatgtgaatatgctagACGTGTTGCTCAGTTTGCATTTTCTAGATATGCATTTCTGTTATGAAAAGTTTGTTTTGAATAGTAGAATCATgagttgtagctagcttccttattgagcgttatagctcatcagttactctgtgtgtgtaggtaagggcaaggcttaaggagcagtgcaatgagctggaggggattctgtctgaagtatgcatactgtgaaacaaccgacctgcagggttgtcagggttctcttaagttttccGCTAAGTCTAGTAACAgttttatcaatttcatgtttactAGTTCTACCTAAAGAAGGCCCTATGGCCACAAactatttcttaagttacgtttaaactacattttgtttttaaaactatgggatcccatccaaataatattttatttcaaagtacttcaatgtaaaattttctaaggtttactctaaagtttatttagtttctaacgtccgatttttaccaaagttgaccgtaagggtccagttgaccccggatagtcatagtcgtgttcagtgggtctagttaagaaaagtcGGGTCGTTACATATGACTTGCCTCCCGCTAAAAAATAAGGGAAGGTCATAAGTCAGAAAACTCAAACTTAAATAAGAAGACGATAGTAATAGATCTGAATCCAAAAACGGTAGTGATAGATTTCTGAAGCCATAGAAATAAGTAAGTACCTGATAGCCGTGTAGAGATGGAGCGATggcagagagagagagacagagaatTTAAGGGTTTAAAGGGTTTTTGAGTGAGTTTGAGAAAGAAAGAACAACTGGAGAATAAGAAGACGAAACACTGTTTGGCTACGGCTTTGAGGAAATGATTGTTGAAGAAAGTGAAGACAATGGCGGCACTTAGGCCAACTCTAACCATCAAAGCTATCTTGATGGCCAAATAATGAATTTTGgcactatttttttttcaattctaaCCACAACAACAAAATTTACACCAAAAACATAttctatattattatattaatttattttataaataaaataatatacataaaaatttatttataaaaaatattaatataaaaattaaaaaataaataaaaatttgcgGAGTATGATGGGACAATGTAGCACTTAAGCAAAATGAGGTAATATTTggagtttgattgggttttggccCAATTTTTCAATAATAACACTTTTTAAAcaatgttattttttaatgtataatAGAAACTCTAAATTGTTATAATCATGTGTTGTAGAAAGGGTTTTTTGTTGTAGTGCATACTTGTAGAAGACCACGTCAATTATGGTGTAGGTGACTTTTGGTGTGTTGCAACGCAAGTCGATTGTCCTACAAGCGACTTGTGGCATAACGATTGTTAATATTTATTTGACATAattttaagtttaaaaatatattgattttttctataaaaaattatatttgttataagttaatgtaaatgataaatatatgtaatttgtttgttttataaattaccttataattttttttaaatataaaataaattaaatatttgtaattTATAAAAAGATAATTTAATTTGATATATTCATATTTTATAACTAAGAAAATATatcaatttaaaattatttacaatGTATTAACTTAATTTTACTaatgtatataatttttttgtgtataattagttttaaaaaaattgcaaaaactCTGCCCACTAAGGACTTCGTGCCAAAGTCCCTAGCCTCCACAAATTAAAATTGTCGACGTTACTTGTTTCCATGACCTTAATTAacgcaataaaaaaaaaatcatttctctatatctatctttatattttaattaactcTCATAATTTAATAACAAATATATGTGTACCATCGTTTAATTTATGTTTCGAGTGAAGGACAGCTAATTtgtaatattataaaattttcacTTTATGCTTGGATTAAGAAGGTAGAAAATCTAATAAGCTTGGCTCGGAAGgctattataataaataatttacaATATGTTGTATGTATACAAATTATTTAACTAACTTTaggtaataataattaataaattacacattaattaattaataatgttaATTAAATCCCCACAACGTACTAAAAGCAATTGTATATATATTAGTTGTGTGAACCATACTAACAACACAAGAAGATTATAATATATTAATGATTGAAAGTAATTACAATCAACATTTATTGATAACACCAAactgtatttttttatttatttttttgaagaGAACACCGACCAAACTGTATATAAGTGTATAAATATCACCCTTTTGGGGATTTATTTCGTACAAAATAAGGATTAAAAAAAGTTATATGGTAAATGAAAATGAACAGTAATAAATCTTCTTGAAAAGAATCATAGCTGCTAGAGGGTAATGACTTTATTAGCAGACCTTATTGCATTGCGAAATTGCTTCTCATCCCAAAGTAGTTTAGCAAACCTGAAAATTATTTTATAAGTATTTTATTGTATAAATATGTCGATCGAAGCAActcttaataattaattaataatgatcataatcatcctcatacatattattattattattattattattataaaaactCCAATAGATATAGGATTTTGttgtaaatttaaaaacaaattgaaatattcaaaattttataaaaatatggaTATAAGATTTTGTAATAATTATGTTACTACTtgttacaattttttatttagtttgtaaatattgtttataaaatCGTAACATATGATTACAAACTTATAAACTTTGGTTACAAAATAATTGTattattacaaatttgtaaactttgtttacaaaaacaaaactctatattttttattatgcttttctgtatttttacaattttttcctgattttgtatttttagtattttctaaaaaaaaaatcttaagtatttttgtaaacttccctaatacaaattttatatgtattttgatTCTCTATATACTTAATTAGATTTGATgtaatttataatttttgtagTGGATTAATATAATTATTCATCAGATGATTCAGAGTCAAACACAAttaacatgtatatatataagtatttatgtatatatacagAAACATATACCTTTTAAGAGCCTCTTTATTAGTCTCATGGACCTGCTTACAAATCTCATAGCGGCCTGTCTCTAAATTAACCCTAGAAACTGGTTTTTCCAATAATTCGTCCCCAACTTTGACAAGATCTTCCAAATTCTTCTTCGTTGCTATATCAACTGATGATACGTCATCATTCAGAGTATCAtcctacaaatatatataatctcatcttaattatatataatacacATTAATCTCAAATAATTTAATTGAAAAAATCAGTATATATGCACTAATTATTTTACCACCAGTAGAAGATTAACCTGAATTCGAAGATAGTGCTCCTCTGAATTCAAGGCTTTGAAAACCACAGAGAGATGAAGATCGACCATATCAACACTTGCATGAGAAAACACATCAATAATTGGGGTAGAACAGCCATTGTTTAACCAACCAAGAAAACCCCACTTAGCAGCATCTGGGGCACTATATTTCATTTCAGCTTTTGCAGAGCCAGTTCCTAAAGATATCACCAGAAATCGAGCATAGTCCAATGGATTCATTGGAAAGAAAGCCTCACTCCCACGTATTATCTCCTTCGACACTTCACCAATTGCCACTAGAGTCTAATTaaatacaattaattaattaaaaacaaaacttaattatacatatatatgatcGAGCTAGTAAAATTAATGATGTTTAGATTAATTAATACCGGATTATTTGCAGCAACACCACCATCAATATGGTGAAATTTTCTAATAACTTGGCCATTAGAATCCTTTGTTTCGAAGTAATGGGCTGGAAGATAAGTTGGAGCAGCTGAAGTTGCAATGCAAATGTCTGAGAGAAAGACATCGAGATCTGAGGATGGATTATTCTTAACCTGTTTGTTTCatcatatatattaatattatgttctatatatatgtaCGTACGTAATAttcatttgaattaattaaaatgattGATTATTACGTACCTCGTAGCTGGAAAATATAGTTGGCTGGAGTTCTTTGATGTCAAAGGTTGGAATAACAACATTGGTCAAAGTCTGGCTCAACTTTGTGTCACGAAGCTTTTCTTTCACGAGTTTACGTAGATGCTTACCATCGTATTTGGGTCCTACTAAAGCTTTGATCAACTTCTTAAACCTCGGGAATACTGGACaactgcatatatatatataaattctaattttttaatgTCACGGTATGTATTATCGTCGTCATTTAGAATATTTTACAAATTttcaaaatattctaaataatttatgGTGCTGAAAATGAGGTTTAATCAGTCAAGTTTTACACGCGTATCTGTTTTTGAGTGCACGTATGCAAcaagttattattatttgaaatttcttgaaattttgtggGTTATTCTAAATGACTACAATATATAATGATATAATGAAAAATTCAAATACTGATAATAACCGTAAACACCAATCGTttccatatatattatataaactaACCTATTTTGTGGGAAGATTTTAGGACACTCGTTGAGATAGAATTCCTTAATATCTTTAGCAGCAAAGAGAGGACGGTTGTTTTCATTAGGGGCAGTTAACATGGCAGTAACAAGACCACCTGTGCTTGTTCCAGTAATCACATCAAAATAATCTGCAAGTCTTGCATCCTCATTTTTTTCCAGTTTCTGcaacaacatatatatatgtgtCCAATAACCATGTCACAACACAGTTATATAAAACGAATTTTTTCCTGAAATTCTAAATTTGGCGTACATGTGATGATGTATTGAAGAATTATTTTATATAGTATTACGTATACGTCTTTTAATTTTTTGAAGCAATTGGGTTTTCATGATGTGCAGCCTTTTGCCTTGAAAAATTAGGTAACTTTTTGGAGTGAGTAATGAATTATTTTTTCCAATTAGCTAAAAAGAAAACTACACCAAATGTGTGTACAAAATAAGAATACTATGGTATATATATACACGCGTGTATATATTACGTACGTATTAttagttatatataatttgtCATTGAAAACCGCTAAATCATTatcattaaaagtttttttagAAGATACACATATTTGAAATATATGACTTTGATAATTATTGTGATTCAaaatttctttcttttatgtaaaTGTAAATCAATGCTAAAAAAATGACATgcaaccaatatatatatatttaaattatttaattttctcaaaataaaaatatactatttcttaatatattcccatatatataaatatatatatatatatatttaaaaaaaaaaacaaataaaaagcattcttttatatatatataacaagagACTGGCCCCCATAATATATATTTGAGCATTCCCATATGAAAAATGGTCACTAGGGTTTCGGAAATAAATCTAGtagtttatattatatatatgtaatatacatgtataaatatatatatgtatatattcgAACCTGTAATTCTTTTTCTAAGAAACCAAGACTGATTCCAGGGATAAGACCTCTGATTCCACCCCCATCAATGCTGAGAACGGTGATTAGATTTCTACTACAGGTAGCAGTGGTCGATGAAGTCTGCAAACTTGTTGGAATATTGGCATAGCTTCCTTCCATAACAAATATTTCTTAATTATACTTAATTATTAGTAAAGAGAAGTATTAATAATGGGGCTATTTAAAAGAGTTTCGAGAGCTCGATCTACAGCTAGAAAAACCTTTGGGATGATAAGTTTATATAACCCAACAAAGAAATGAATGATCTTGTTTCTTGAATTTCATGGTGAGGAAACTAATTAGGGTATATTTATAACCATGTGAAATTATATGAAGAAATAAGTGAAATTTTTTTCAATTAATGAatgaaatattaatttaatattgaGGACCAGACCATGTTTTGCCTTCTTTACTTGACCCCAACTATATATAATTGACAATATTACTTGGTGAAACCATGAAGACCACGTGTGTTTTATATAGCTAGTTAGGTGAAAACCCTAATTAAGATCATAATTAACTTTGTGACTTCTTCTTCAAGTGGGGCCTGTGTATACAGTCTCTTtattatgttaattaattaattaattaattaataatcgaAACTTGTATAAGGCGACATAATAAACTGAAATGACATGATGAAAGAGATGCCTAACTTAACTCTAATTTTAGAAGATAAACAATGTATACACAATATTATAGTAGTTAATAATTTGATTCGTGGGAGGTTTGCATCTTATCTAAGGTATGAATAATGAAGAAGTAATTGTATAGGTCAATTAAGGTGACATTACTATCAAGTTTAAGAATATAATTATCAATATAAATCATGTAATTGGTATTAAGGTACAAAAATGCGCAAAAATTCAAAGCTAGGCCAATGTTGAATGTTTgatatataatatttgaatattattaaaTAGGGCACCAATAATGTCAAATATCACTTAAATATATATGGGATTCAATATTAAACTGCACCAATTTATTAAAATAGTATTGGACATGATATGGTAACTCATAGAAATACTCGTAATGTAAGAGACATAcaaatcacaaatatatatatatatacaaaacaaCTTTGcactattatttttaattttgggttATACTAATAATTTATAGTTAAATTATTGACATCATTATGTATCATTCATCAATGATTTCTTCGGCAATTAGATGAAATTAACCATATATATGTGTaactaataacaataataatatatttatatatatgaacttGAGGCCAGCTCAAGTGGCAGGGTGTAAGTGTCTCAGAGAGTGAGTATTGTATAAAAAATACAAGTTTGGCTCCTGTGTTTTTTTTCTGAAAACGCAATCgtcttttgtcttttgttaaataataagcaaaatggatcaaaatagtatcaTAGACTCAATTTcgatcaaaatattttcaaatatagttTTTACTTCTCAACTCCTCGATCACCTTCTCTGTTTCTCTAAACCtaagaattgatcttataattgaagaTATTTTGACTAAAATTTGATTTAGGATATTATTTttatccattttgtaaaacactatatttgaattgtcatttaataataaaatacaagGGATACATATTCGAAAAAAAATACTGATATttttccaaatatatatatatatatgttttgtcaaataataataaatagttGTGTTAGTTTATAATGATGTTAGATGTCTAAATTATATTCCTTTAAAAAATAATCCGGTGGTTAGGTTTGTTCAAAAGATGAGTAATAAATCTCTAGATATGGGGATCAAATGAATACAAAACGTTTTACAGCTTTCATTTGATTATAGCATACTCAAACGAAAGAGTAAGGACAAAGAAAACTAATAAGATATAATTCTTTAATAATCAATTCTCATTTGTCAGCCAATAAAAATGCAGAAGGAAACAAAAACACTTAAAATATGTTATACATAGTGATGAGAAGATAATCAAGAGTCCTTAGTATgattttcaaaaagaaaaagtCCTTACTTGAGCAACGTACTTTGTGTAATTTACTATAATATTATGAGGAAATTACAtttgtattataatatcaaaaaggaaaCATTTTACACCGTAAGAAGTtactgctcgaatgtaattgtctgttaaaagAAAAAGTTGTCCGtgcaacaataaaaataattgtcttgacatcatgaACCGTGGTTCACGT
It encodes the following:
- the LOC133815782 gene encoding patatin-like protein 2 — encoded protein: MEGSYANIPTSLQTSSTTATCSRNLITVLSIDGGGIRGLIPGISLGFLEKELQKLEKNEDARLADYFDVITGTSTGGLVTAMLTAPNENNRPLFAAKDIKEFYLNECPKIFPQNSCPVFPRFKKLIKALVGPKYDGKHLRKLVKEKLRDTKLSQTLTNVVIPTFDIKELQPTIFSSYEVKNNPSSDLDVFLSDICIATSAAPTYLPAHYFETKDSNGQVIRKFHHIDGGVAANNPTLVAIGEVSKEIIRGSEAFFPMNPLDYARFLVISLGTGSAKAEMKYSAPDAAKWGFLGWLNNGCSTPIIDVFSHASVDMVDLHLSVVFKALNSEEHYLRIQDDTLNDDVSSVDIATKKNLEDLVKVGDELLEKPVSRVNLETGRYEICKQVHETNKEALKRFAKLLWDEKQFRNAIRSANKVITL